In Fluviispira sanaruensis, a genomic segment contains:
- a CDS encoding DedA family protein: MDFFHSLYQFILSVLNNPIFLIQTVGYIGLILIVFAETGLLVGFFLPGDSLLIAAGLFAAKGDMQVSILLSTLTVSAIVGDAVGFYIGKRLGSLLYRKEDSFFFRKKHILYAHEFYEKHGGKTIIIARFIPIIRTFAPTVAGAAGMNFSRFVAFNIFGGFLWVWSMVLGGYYLGKLFGDKINNYIHFLIVGIILISFIPLFVKWVKSRKEQNNHA, translated from the coding sequence ATGGATTTTTTTCATTCGCTGTATCAATTTATATTATCAGTTTTAAATAATCCCATATTTCTTATACAAACGGTTGGATATATTGGTCTTATTTTAATAGTTTTTGCCGAAACAGGTTTATTGGTAGGCTTTTTTTTACCAGGGGATTCATTGTTAATTGCCGCAGGTTTATTTGCAGCCAAAGGCGATATGCAGGTTTCAATTCTTTTATCAACTCTCACTGTGTCTGCAATAGTCGGTGATGCTGTTGGATTTTATATTGGCAAGAGACTTGGCTCGTTGCTTTATAGAAAAGAAGATTCTTTTTTCTTTCGTAAAAAACATATTCTATATGCTCACGAATTTTATGAAAAACATGGTGGAAAAACCATAATTATTGCAAGGTTTATTCCAATTATAAGAACTTTTGCTCCTACGGTTGCTGGAGCCGCTGGAATGAACTTTTCTAGGTTTGTTGCTTTTAATATTTTTGGCGGTTTTTTATGGGTTTGGAGTATGGTTTTAGGAGGATATTATTTAGGTAAATTATTTGGTGATAAAATAAATAACTATATTCATTTTTTAATAGTTGGAATTATCTTGATTTCGTTTATCCCACTTTTTGTAAAGTGGGTAAAATCTAGAAAAGAACAAAATAATCATGCTTAA
- a CDS encoding S-adenosylmethionine decarboxylase gives MTEILGFNNLTKALSFNLYDFAVALNDEERASYIRYIDERYSARQIESQLIRIAEIIDAEVLNVSSKDFDPYGASVILLMSDLKGDQATQQANMISQSTYNIVDKQANLMAQSTVSIHLDKSHICAHTYPDSLDPSGICSFRVDIDIATCGSISPLYALDFMFKAFETDVVCVDYVVRGFARNKNNEKIYMDHEIESITQFVSPFILREYDTIDKNSPEHHTYQTMFCRKELDESCYFRNPRTVPPHIASEKMALIRKEIDSIALLK, from the coding sequence ATGACAGAAATACTTGGTTTTAACAACCTAACGAAAGCTTTAAGCTTCAATCTATATGACTTTGCCGTTGCATTGAATGATGAAGAAAGAGCTTCGTATATCAGGTATATTGATGAACGGTACTCCGCCCGTCAAATTGAATCTCAACTCATACGAATTGCAGAAATAATTGATGCTGAAGTCTTAAACGTCAGCTCAAAAGATTTCGATCCATATGGTGCTAGCGTTATTTTGCTCATGAGCGACTTAAAAGGCGATCAAGCAACTCAACAGGCAAATATGATTTCTCAATCAACTTATAACATCGTTGACAAACAAGCCAATCTTATGGCGCAGTCCACTGTGTCTATCCATTTAGACAAAAGTCATATCTGTGCGCACACCTATCCCGACAGTCTCGATCCCTCTGGAATCTGTAGTTTTCGCGTCGACATTGACATAGCAACCTGTGGCAGCATTTCACCCCTCTATGCGCTGGATTTTATGTTTAAAGCATTTGAAACAGACGTCGTTTGCGTAGATTATGTGGTCAGAGGTTTTGCCCGAAATAAAAATAATGAAAAAATATACATGGATCACGAAATTGAGAGCATCACTCAATTCGTCTCTCCATTTATTTTAAGAGAATATGACACCATAGACAAAAACTCCCCTGAACATCACACCTATCAGACTATGTTCTGCAGAAAAGAATTGGATGAAAGTTGTTACTTTAGAAATCCAAGAACAGTTCCACCCCACATAGCCTCAGAAAAAATGGCGCTTATTCGCAAAGAAATTGACTCAATTGCACTTTTAAAATAA
- a CDS encoding amidohydrolase family protein, with protein sequence MWNPFAKLSETIAGHGGFVNAHAHFDRAYSVSLSDFNDAHGSVNSHLFDKWKLVDKFKKNASEEIYYHHILAALNNQHEQGVRHCLSFIDCDPIAEERALRAALKAKNFVARNYKMNFLIACQTLKGVLQKDARQWFEKSLEHVDIIGGLPGVDAGQEKEHLDVLLKAAKETGKRVHVHVDQLNCAEEKETELLANKVIEWGLEGKVTAVHGISIAAHNKEYRSELYKLCRDAGLSFVACPTAWIDSRRTEVLAPSHNSVTPIDEMIPAGLTVALGSDNICDIYKPFAEGNMLTELKILLEANHYYDMDELIRIATVNGLKVLGLD encoded by the coding sequence ATGTGGAATCCTTTTGCAAAATTATCTGAAACCATTGCAGGACATGGGGGATTTGTAAATGCCCATGCTCATTTTGACCGTGCTTATTCTGTTTCTTTATCAGACTTTAATGATGCTCATGGAAGTGTGAACAGTCATTTGTTTGATAAATGGAAGTTGGTTGATAAATTTAAGAAAAATGCATCAGAAGAAATTTATTACCATCATATTTTAGCAGCTCTCAATAACCAACATGAACAAGGCGTGCGCCACTGTCTGTCTTTTATTGACTGTGATCCTATTGCGGAAGAAAGAGCTTTAAGGGCTGCTTTAAAAGCAAAAAACTTTGTTGCACGTAATTATAAAATGAATTTTTTAATTGCATGTCAAACGTTAAAAGGAGTTTTGCAAAAAGATGCTCGCCAATGGTTTGAAAAATCTTTGGAGCACGTTGATATTATTGGGGGTTTGCCGGGTGTCGATGCCGGTCAAGAGAAAGAGCATCTCGATGTTTTATTGAAAGCTGCTAAAGAAACAGGAAAAAGAGTGCATGTGCACGTTGATCAATTGAACTGTGCAGAAGAAAAAGAAACAGAACTGTTGGCAAATAAAGTTATAGAATGGGGATTGGAAGGTAAAGTAACAGCAGTGCATGGGATTTCCATTGCTGCTCACAACAAAGAGTACCGGTCAGAGCTTTATAAACTCTGCCGAGATGCTGGACTCAGCTTTGTTGCTTGTCCTACGGCTTGGATTGACAGTCGCAGAACAGAAGTTCTTGCACCGTCCCACAATTCTGTCACTCCTATTGATGAAATGATTCCAGCAGGACTCACCGTAGCACTTGGTTCTGATAATATTTGTGATATATATAAGCCTTTTGCTGAAGGAAATATGCTAACAGAATTAAAAATATTATTAGAAGCAAATCATTATTATGATATGGATGAATTGATACGTATTGCGACAGTCAATGGACTAAAAGTTTTAGGATTGGATTGA
- a CDS encoding argininosuccinate synthase, giving the protein MTDYVKVASYEGRKGEIRKVVLLYSGGLDTSVMLKWIQEQYNAEVIALTIDIGQQADNLEEIKEKALRLGAKKAYVIDAKKEFAYHYLAKGIKANARYQGDYHLATPLGRPLLAKIAVDIAREENCDCIAHGCTGKGNDQVRIEGTVLTLAPEMKIIAPVREWGMGRDEELEYARIHNIPVKQTKDSPYSYDDNMWGVSAEGGEIENPALIPNLPAILQVCKIVENTPHEPELLKIGFLRGIPVQLNGQDMDLPSIILQLNKIGACHGVGVTHHLEDRVVGLKVRGVYESPAAHTIIRAHETLEKFVCTRHENEFKMIVDQKWGYLCYGALWHEPLMDDLNAFIERINEKVTGVVTVKLFKGRADVVAVETPNSIFDEKLATFMKSNAFNQNASAGFTEIYTMQMRLSQEKERYALVSVGGDQNKEKFAPAISELYSLGFVLFATQGTHNYLNKLGVKSVLVHKANQENHKPNLIDLLKQNRFDLVVNVASPTNSLSEEIDGKSIRSWSVKNGVQLITDYDVLKVTVEKMNKSVKTGVSKNIESSKKPALL; this is encoded by the coding sequence ATGACAGATTACGTTAAAGTTGCATCATATGAAGGCCGCAAAGGTGAAATTCGTAAAGTTGTTCTTTTGTATTCTGGCGGACTGGATACTTCAGTCATGTTGAAATGGATTCAAGAACAGTACAATGCTGAGGTGATTGCATTGACCATTGATATTGGTCAGCAGGCAGATAATCTTGAGGAAATAAAAGAAAAAGCTCTTCGCCTCGGAGCAAAAAAAGCTTATGTGATCGACGCAAAAAAAGAATTTGCTTATCACTATTTGGCAAAGGGAATTAAAGCCAATGCCCGTTACCAAGGGGACTATCATCTTGCCACACCACTCGGCAGACCTCTCTTGGCAAAAATTGCTGTAGATATTGCTCGCGAAGAAAACTGCGACTGCATAGCTCACGGGTGCACAGGCAAAGGCAATGATCAGGTTCGGATTGAGGGTACGGTATTAACCTTGGCTCCCGAAATGAAAATCATTGCGCCTGTAAGAGAATGGGGCATGGGGCGTGACGAAGAGCTCGAATATGCACGTATCCACAATATCCCTGTAAAGCAAACAAAAGACTCTCCTTATAGCTATGACGACAATATGTGGGGAGTGTCTGCTGAAGGGGGAGAGATCGAAAACCCAGCTCTGATTCCAAACCTACCTGCTATTTTACAAGTATGTAAAATTGTTGAGAACACACCACATGAGCCTGAGCTCTTAAAAATTGGTTTTTTAAGAGGAATTCCTGTGCAATTAAATGGCCAAGATATGGATCTTCCTTCCATTATTCTTCAGCTCAACAAAATAGGCGCATGCCATGGGGTTGGTGTTACGCATCACTTAGAAGATAGAGTTGTCGGTCTTAAAGTGCGTGGAGTGTATGAATCCCCCGCAGCGCATACCATCATTCGTGCGCATGAAACCCTCGAAAAATTTGTCTGCACAAGACATGAGAATGAATTTAAAATGATCGTCGATCAAAAATGGGGATATCTCTGCTACGGTGCACTTTGGCATGAACCTTTGATGGATGACCTCAATGCCTTTATTGAAAGAATCAATGAAAAAGTAACAGGTGTTGTAACTGTAAAATTATTTAAAGGTCGCGCTGATGTTGTTGCGGTAGAAACTCCGAATAGTATTTTCGATGAAAAATTAGCAACGTTTATGAAAAGCAATGCTTTCAATCAAAATGCATCGGCTGGCTTTACTGAAATTTATACAATGCAAATGCGTCTTTCCCAAGAAAAAGAGCGTTATGCACTTGTTTCTGTGGGAGGAGATCAAAATAAAGAAAAATTTGCCCCAGCAATTTCTGAACTTTATTCGCTTGGATTTGTTTTGTTTGCAACACAGGGTACGCATAATTACTTAAATAAATTGGGCGTGAAAAGCGTTCTTGTCCATAAAGCAAATCAAGAAAACCACAAGCCAAACTTAATTGATTTATTAAAACAAAATCGCTTTGATTTAGTTGTGAATGTAGCTTCTCCAACCAATTCATTGAGTGAAGAAATTGATGGGAAATCTATTCGCAGTTGGAGCGTAAAAAATGGAGTGCAACTCATCACTGACTATGACGTACTTAAAGTAACAGTGGAGAAAATGAATAAATCTGTTAAGACAGGTGTTTCAAAAAATATTGAATCTTCTAAAAAACCAGCATTACTTTAA
- a CDS encoding DHH family phosphoesterase encodes MDSKRGLFLVICDDPELASTLVHIQKNMDIKVWVPSKCGQLQTSLIDACEDSIHKEALVKGDVTKASFFSQWKEYKPICVVLSLKDIEKYSNIRELILTELPDARILSLQIGRPEEVPRKLIDNDRELVLSWTELLSRPISAELRHIESSHRVKEVRDILDGGDKIALLLQPDPDPDGLASALALRALLGRNKVSTPIVTFGKVTRPENLAMLRLLDLEVITIKPDDLSNFDKVALLDTQPTHFTVTLPKVDAIIDHHPMTGNYSDIPYCDIRSKYGATSTILTEYLRAAAVNIGQRLATALLYGIKADTLHLNREVIDADLYAFISLYPDINYNLLRRMEKPELPMRFAPVLAHALTSMAVKESILVSYIGEVEREDLIPQVADFMLQFEGSEWAVCAGIYENNLVMSVRNVGYVKNAGDVVKRIINGWASGGGHRTMAKAIFPVEGWKERYGNLNPENIKATVLNLFIKEAL; translated from the coding sequence ATGGATTCCAAACGCGGTCTTTTCCTAGTGATATGTGATGATCCTGAACTTGCATCAACATTAGTGCACATTCAAAAAAATATGGATATTAAAGTTTGGGTTCCAAGTAAGTGTGGGCAATTACAAACTTCTTTAATTGATGCTTGTGAAGATTCTATTCATAAGGAAGCTCTTGTCAAAGGGGATGTGACCAAAGCTTCATTCTTTTCTCAATGGAAAGAGTATAAGCCCATTTGTGTCGTACTTTCATTGAAAGACATAGAAAAGTATTCAAATATTCGCGAGCTCATACTGACTGAATTGCCCGATGCGCGTATCTTATCTTTGCAAATTGGGCGTCCAGAGGAAGTGCCACGCAAACTCATTGACAACGATCGCGAGCTCGTTTTGTCGTGGACTGAATTGTTAAGCAGGCCTATTAGTGCGGAATTAAGACACATAGAAAGCAGTCACCGCGTAAAAGAGGTGCGTGATATTCTTGATGGTGGAGATAAAATAGCGCTTTTATTGCAACCCGATCCTGATCCCGATGGATTAGCGTCAGCTCTTGCGTTAAGAGCTTTGTTAGGGAGAAACAAAGTTTCCACTCCCATAGTGACGTTTGGCAAAGTCACTCGCCCCGAAAATTTAGCTATGCTACGATTGCTCGATTTAGAAGTTATTACTATTAAGCCAGACGATTTAAGTAATTTTGATAAAGTGGCTTTGCTCGATACGCAGCCAACGCATTTTACAGTTACTTTACCAAAGGTTGATGCCATTATTGATCATCATCCCATGACAGGAAATTACAGTGATATTCCTTATTGTGATATTCGTTCGAAATATGGGGCGACTTCAACAATATTGACAGAATATCTGCGAGCAGCTGCAGTAAATATTGGGCAAAGATTAGCCACTGCGTTACTTTATGGAATAAAAGCAGATACTCTTCATTTAAATAGAGAAGTTATTGATGCGGACCTTTATGCATTTATTTCGCTCTATCCGGATATTAATTATAACTTGTTACGTAGAATGGAAAAACCAGAGCTCCCTATGCGCTTTGCGCCTGTACTCGCGCACGCCTTGACGAGTATGGCTGTGAAAGAATCTATATTAGTGAGTTATATAGGTGAAGTGGAGAGAGAGGATCTTATTCCGCAAGTAGCTGACTTTATGCTTCAATTTGAAGGATCTGAATGGGCCGTATGTGCAGGAATCTATGAAAATAACCTTGTTATGAGTGTGCGCAATGTGGGATATGTGAAAAATGCTGGTGATGTTGTAAAAAGAATTATCAACGGTTGGGCCAGTGGCGGAGGACACAGAACAATGGCAAAAGCTATTTTTCCTGTTGAAGGTTGGAAAGAACGCTATGGCAATTTAAATCCAGAAAATATAAAAGCAACGGTGTTGAATTTATTTATTAAGGAAGCTTTATGA
- a CDS encoding glutamine synthetase III, giving the protein MKDSFSNSAVNIRKIQRPQNADGKQSRIADYFASNVFDLRAMVKRLSSQDLDVMAKVMKLGGKIDAHLAERIAAAAREWAMEMGATHYCHWFQPQTGATAEKHDAFLWFDKQGNPIERFTGPELLQSEPDASSFPSGGIRSTFEARGYTGWDPSSPMFIMETENGKTLYIPSVFISYHGDALDFKTPLLRSNKALSEEAVKTLHFLGEKKVHYVSTSVGPEQEFFIVDKELARKRIDLKFSGRTVFGRRPPKGQELEDHYFGQIPSRVQAFFNELEVELYKLGVPIKTRHNEVAPGQFEIAPIFESSNISADHNQLAMKYIKSIAIKHGFIALMHEKPFAGVNGSGKHVNWSMQDSTGRNLLDPGATPHENLVFLTFLCSVLLGIHDNADVLRASIATAGNDHRLGANEAPPAIISAFLGNTLDKILNSLESGSGDIINAEKIMIDLGISHLQGVAKDNTDRNRTSPFAFTGNKFEFRAVGSSASISYPTAILNAAVCDGLSKINKRLEARAQNGRVSDNIILRVLKDVIKETKKIRFEGNGYSQEWLDEAKQRGLSNFPMTPDSLAVLADEKKIQFLIQANIFTSEDIASRLAIQQERYIKQSLIEINCALEMAQTQVMPVCLNYLEKLMDNVKLAKELSIPSPAIKFAEEFGKEFNHFFSALNSLKLQYDKISNEECYEHSKLNSTAVFIGQHILPKLVELRNTVDLLEGIVPHNLWPYPKYSELLFGID; this is encoded by the coding sequence ATGAAAGATTCATTTTCTAATTCTGCTGTTAACATTCGTAAAATACAAAGACCACAGAATGCGGATGGAAAACAATCTCGCATTGCAGATTATTTTGCCTCAAATGTTTTTGATTTGAGAGCTATGGTTAAACGCTTATCATCACAAGATCTTGATGTTATGGCAAAAGTTATGAAACTTGGCGGTAAGATCGATGCTCATTTAGCGGAACGGATAGCTGCTGCTGCGCGTGAGTGGGCAATGGAAATGGGTGCAACTCATTATTGCCATTGGTTCCAGCCACAAACAGGGGCAACAGCCGAAAAACACGATGCCTTTCTTTGGTTTGACAAGCAGGGCAACCCAATCGAAAGATTTACTGGTCCTGAGCTTTTGCAAAGTGAACCAGATGCCTCCAGTTTCCCTTCTGGTGGTATTCGCTCGACTTTCGAAGCACGTGGCTATACGGGATGGGATCCTTCAAGTCCAATGTTTATAATGGAAACTGAAAATGGGAAAACGTTATACATCCCATCAGTTTTTATCAGTTATCATGGTGATGCACTGGATTTTAAAACGCCGTTGTTACGTTCGAACAAAGCTCTCTCGGAAGAAGCTGTGAAAACCTTGCATTTCTTGGGAGAGAAAAAAGTTCATTATGTCTCGACTTCTGTAGGACCAGAGCAAGAATTTTTTATTGTTGACAAAGAGTTAGCAAGAAAAAGAATCGATTTAAAATTTTCTGGTCGAACTGTTTTTGGTCGTAGACCTCCTAAAGGTCAAGAACTTGAAGATCATTATTTTGGCCAAATACCAAGTCGTGTGCAGGCATTTTTTAATGAACTTGAGGTAGAACTATATAAACTCGGTGTGCCGATCAAAACGCGTCACAACGAAGTGGCTCCAGGTCAATTCGAAATTGCTCCCATTTTTGAATCTTCCAATATCTCTGCGGACCACAATCAATTAGCTATGAAATATATTAAGAGTATTGCTATAAAACATGGATTTATTGCTCTTATGCACGAAAAACCTTTTGCAGGTGTGAATGGAAGTGGCAAGCATGTCAACTGGTCCATGCAAGACTCAACAGGGCGCAATCTTTTGGATCCAGGGGCAACTCCACATGAAAACCTTGTCTTCTTAACCTTTCTTTGTTCCGTTTTGCTTGGCATTCATGACAATGCCGACGTTTTAAGAGCATCCATAGCGACTGCTGGCAATGATCACAGACTTGGAGCAAACGAAGCACCTCCTGCAATTATCTCAGCATTTTTAGGCAACACCCTCGATAAAATTCTCAATTCTCTGGAATCGGGTTCGGGTGATATTATCAATGCTGAAAAAATCATGATCGATCTTGGTATTTCTCATTTACAAGGTGTTGCGAAAGACAATACCGACCGCAATCGAACTTCGCCTTTTGCTTTTACTGGCAATAAATTCGAGTTTAGAGCCGTTGGTTCTAGTGCGTCGATTAGTTATCCAACAGCAATTCTAAATGCTGCCGTTTGTGATGGACTGAGTAAAATCAATAAACGACTTGAAGCGCGTGCGCAAAATGGCAGGGTTTCCGATAATATTATTCTTAGAGTTTTAAAAGATGTTATTAAAGAAACAAAAAAAATTCGCTTTGAAGGAAATGGATATTCACAGGAATGGCTTGATGAAGCAAAACAAAGAGGTCTGTCGAATTTTCCAATGACTCCAGACTCACTTGCTGTTCTTGCAGACGAAAAGAAAATTCAATTTTTAATACAAGCAAACATATTTACATCTGAAGACATTGCAAGTCGCTTAGCCATTCAACAAGAGCGTTACATTAAACAGAGTCTTATTGAAATCAATTGTGCTTTAGAAATGGCACAAACTCAAGTTATGCCTGTGTGTTTAAATTATTTAGAAAAGCTTATGGATAATGTGAAACTTGCGAAAGAATTAAGCATTCCATCGCCTGCAATTAAATTTGCTGAAGAATTTGGAAAAGAATTTAATCATTTCTTTTCAGCGCTCAATTCACTCAAGTTACAATACGATAAAATTTCTAATGAAGAATGTTATGAACATTCCAAATTAAATTCCACTGCTGTTTTTATTGGCCAACATATTTTACCAAAATTAGTTGAATTACGGAACACAGTGGACCTATTAGAAGGAATTGTTCCGCACAATTTATGGCCTTATCCAAAATATTCGGAACTGCTTTTTGGCATAGATTAA
- a CDS encoding SanA/YdcF family protein produces the protein MIIKILQIALKIFSIILTLLSAIIFLILAVFAITNFIVYLNSRNAPPPLTTKEYAIVLGASVHGDLLSGVLKARMETAIDLYHKKLVKNILMSGDGTDTNYSETAAMRKFALKNKIPAESLITDEKGYSTYATMLRAKEIYNINSAYIISQNFHLPRAVWIAREVGIEADGVGAGEVKEKWYYSSREFFARTKDFFQIIFKAPPIDERNFIF, from the coding sequence TTGATTATTAAAATATTACAAATTGCTTTAAAAATTTTCAGCATTATATTAACTCTTCTTTCTGCAATTATTTTCTTAATTCTTGCGGTTTTCGCAATTACAAATTTCATTGTGTACCTCAATTCTAGAAATGCTCCCCCCCCTTTAACTACAAAAGAATATGCAATTGTCTTGGGTGCAAGTGTGCATGGTGACTTGCTATCAGGAGTATTAAAAGCTCGGATGGAAACAGCTATCGATCTTTATCATAAAAAATTAGTGAAAAATATTCTTATGAGTGGCGATGGCACCGATACAAATTACAGTGAAACAGCAGCAATGAGAAAGTTTGCTCTCAAAAATAAAATACCTGCAGAAAGTTTAATTACCGATGAAAAAGGTTACAGTACATATGCAACTATGTTACGTGCAAAAGAAATATATAATATAAACAGTGCATATATTATTTCACAAAATTTTCATTTGCCCAGAGCGGTGTGGATTGCTCGCGAAGTTGGGATTGAAGCCGATGGCGTAGGAGCAGGCGAAGTCAAAGAAAAATGGTATTATTCGTCAAGAGAATTTTTCGCTCGAACAAAAGACTTTTTTCAAATTATTTTCAAAGCACCCCCGATTGATGAAAGAAACTTTATTTTTTAA
- a CDS encoding ABC1 kinase family protein: protein MREKNSSKSRALSLIRTIGSTALKAGNEAIQKKLSKLSEGDSPISEAALRLVKGLDDLKGAAMKVGQILSMVDEKMLPPGWKEALSKLQANATAKDWSFIKPILLHAFSNLDDFEYIEEQAMHAASIGQVHKARLKDGTFIALKVQYPNLEKSVKSDLQNMKRLISLANIMPNMANYDHTFEAVEKLFLEELDFLREKNFYELYKENFNNNSNIIVPKTISHLCRKNILATEWIQGENLQQWMTRNQSEMHTDPELIKKRDKIGFLLLDLVFKEIINFKHIQSDPNPGNFLITEDCKLVLLDFGATQKLSSDLIQNYTNLCRASLADEKENIINIAVKMGFLYTDDSIDIKESFIRIMQLAMEPFIHESYSWKNCDMLKRINSESFHLMRLTKFRAPASEIIFMNRRLGGNLIMMEKLGATVFARELFVKILQ from the coding sequence TTGAGAGAAAAAAACAGTTCAAAATCGAGAGCATTATCTCTTATTCGAACCATTGGCAGCACTGCCCTCAAAGCAGGCAATGAAGCCATTCAAAAAAAACTGAGTAAGTTGAGCGAAGGGGATTCCCCAATCAGTGAGGCTGCATTGAGACTTGTCAAAGGGCTTGATGATCTTAAAGGCGCAGCTATGAAAGTTGGGCAAATTTTAAGCATGGTGGATGAAAAAATGCTTCCCCCCGGCTGGAAAGAGGCCTTGAGCAAACTGCAAGCAAACGCAACAGCCAAAGATTGGAGTTTTATAAAGCCCATTCTATTGCATGCATTTAGCAATCTAGATGACTTTGAATACATCGAAGAACAAGCCATGCATGCCGCAAGTATTGGACAAGTCCACAAAGCACGTTTAAAGGATGGGACCTTTATAGCACTTAAAGTGCAGTATCCAAATCTAGAAAAAAGCGTAAAATCCGATCTACAAAACATGAAAAGACTTATCAGTTTAGCGAATATTATGCCAAATATGGCCAATTATGATCACACCTTTGAAGCCGTCGAAAAACTTTTTCTTGAAGAACTTGACTTTCTCCGCGAAAAAAACTTTTACGAACTATACAAAGAAAACTTTAATAACAATTCCAATATTATTGTACCAAAAACAATCTCACATCTTTGCCGTAAAAATATTTTAGCCACGGAATGGATCCAAGGTGAAAATCTCCAGCAATGGATGACGCGAAACCAAAGTGAAATGCACACTGATCCCGAACTTATTAAAAAACGCGATAAAATAGGTTTTCTTTTATTGGATCTCGTTTTCAAAGAAATTATAAATTTTAAGCATATTCAATCCGATCCCAATCCCGGAAATTTTCTCATCACCGAGGATTGCAAACTCGTGTTGCTTGACTTTGGTGCTACGCAAAAATTAAGTTCCGATCTTATTCAAAATTATACTAACCTTTGTCGAGCAAGTCTTGCTGATGAAAAAGAGAATATCATAAATATCGCTGTAAAAATGGGTTTTTTATATACAGATGACAGCATTGACATAAAAGAGAGTTTTATAAGAATCATGCAGCTCGCTATGGAACCCTTTATTCATGAAAGTTATTCTTGGAAAAACTGTGATATGTTAAAAAGAATAAATTCTGAGTCTTTTCATTTGATGAGATTGACTAAATTTAGAGCCCCAGCTTCTGAAATCATATTTATGAATAGAAGACTTGGCGGAAATTTAATCATGATGGAAAAATTGGGGGCAACGGTTTTTGCCAGAGAACTTTTTGTAAAAATTTTACAATAA
- a CDS encoding 6-pyruvoyl trahydropterin synthase family protein, translating into MLILKHNFSFCASHRLFNPTFSDDKNKEIYGKCAGKNGHGHNYKLEVAITGQVDPETSMLFNLQDLSDIVYENIINDVDHKHLNFDVLWLEGKIPTIEIFIEEIWKRLDKSIVSKQKNKLELYSVTLWETETNFATRLRN; encoded by the coding sequence ATGCTTATTTTAAAACATAATTTTTCTTTTTGCGCCAGCCATAGGCTTTTTAATCCAACTTTCAGTGACGATAAAAATAAAGAAATATATGGCAAATGCGCGGGTAAAAATGGGCATGGGCATAACTATAAACTTGAAGTTGCAATAACAGGACAAGTAGATCCTGAAACTAGCATGCTCTTTAATTTACAAGATCTATCCGATATTGTGTACGAGAATATTATAAATGATGTCGATCACAAACATTTAAATTTTGATGTCCTTTGGCTTGAAGGGAAAATTCCGACGATCGAAATCTTTATAGAAGAAATATGGAAAAGGCTCGATAAATCTATTGTGAGTAAACAGAAAAACAAACTTGAGCTCTATTCTGTTACCTTATGGGAGACCGAAACCAACTTTGCGACACGCCTGAGAAATTAG